The window GCTCCAGCCCTTCGAGTACCTCTATGTGTTTCGCTGAATAATCGTTAGCGGTCATGGATTTAGAATAACTCTAGCCAACTTTCCTGATGCCGATAAGTTTCCGTTTAGGGGAGGCCAGTTTCTTGCCAGCGCTTCCCCTTCCACCTTTTTCCAGGGAGGATATTTTGATCAGGTCATCCTTTCCGGCGATATACACTATGGCTATCTGTTCGGATTTGGATACACTTCTGGCCCCCGCCAGCACCACGCCGGGTTTCATTTTTATCAGCCTAACCCCTGCCCCGGCTCCGGCCAGCACGGGGATTTCATCGGTGTTCATAAGCAACCCATGGCCATCGCCGGACAGGACGAACAACATCGGTTTTCTTTCAACCACCGTGACGCTGAACACCGCATCGTCGTCTTTCAAATTGGCCACTTTCCGGCCGTTCTTGGTGGTTTCCCCCGCGGCCAGCGCGCCACCGAACCTGAATCCCATGCCTGCTTCGGTAACAAGCATCAGTTCGGCGTTTTCGTCCACTATTTCCCCGTAAACCTTGCCCACTTCTGTGGATTTGAGCTGATCGAACAGATCCCGCTGGCCGACTTTGCGGGCTTTATCCCCTTCTTCGGCTTCCGCGCCCTCCTGGGCTTTTATCATGCCGATGACGGATATCAACCGCTCCCCATCGCCGAACTTGAAGAACGACTGCACCGGGTCGCCGAATCCGGCCGTTTGGGTAATCTCCAGCGCGCGCGCCGTATAAACTTTTCCGGCGGAGGTGAAGAAACATACGAAGTCCCGGGTGTTCAGCGGCAACCAGGCCAGAAGGCTGTCCCCCTCCTTGAACCGGAGCGACTCCGGGTTGGCCACGTTTTTAAGCCTGCGTATCCAGCCGCTACGGGAAACTATTACGTTCGTGTCCTCGTGCTGGATGAAGCTCTCCGCGTCGAATTCCTGCTCTTCCATTCCGCCCAAGACGATTTTAGTGCGCCGGGCATCGCCATATTTTTCCTTTATCTCCAGCAGTTCCTTGCGGACCACTTTCCACATTTTGCCGGGGCTGGCCAGGACGGAGTCTATAATTTCCCGTTCCGCCTCTTTTTCCGCCTTCTCTTTTTTGATTTTCGAGATTTCCAGCCCAACCAGGGCCGACAGGCGCAGGTCCAAAATGGCGTTGGCCTGGATTTCGTCCAGCTTGAAATGGCCCATCAAGCCCTGCCGGGCCTCGTCTTTAACCTTGGCTTTGCGTATGATGGCAATGGCCGTGTCCAAGTCGTTATATACCTTGGCGTAGGCTTTTAAGATATGGAGCCGCTCGTCAATCAGCTTAAGCTCGTACCTCAACCGTTTTTCGGTGGTGACAAGCCTGAAATCCAGGAATGACCGGAGCATTTGCCCCAAGGAATGCCGCAACGGGACCGATTCCGCCGTCAGCGCCGTGAGGTTCACCGGGAAGCTGATTTGCAGGTCGGAATGTTTGAACAGGAAGCCCATGGCCATTTCCGGATCCACATCCGGCGATCTGGGCTCCAGCACTATGCGGATGTCTTCCGTGGATTCGTCGCGGATGTCCACGATGGTGGGCAGTTTTTTCTCCACGATAAGCTCGGCTATCTTTTCGATAAGCCTGCTTTTATTCACCGTGTAGGGTATGGAGGTTATCACCAACTGCCATTTACCCTTAGGCAGTTCCTCCTTATTCCACTCTCCCCTAAGCTTTATGGAGCCCCTGCCCGTTTCGTATATTTCCTTTAACTCGGCTTTCGAGGTGATGGATGTGGCGCCGGTGGGGAAATCCGGCCCCTTTATGTATTTAAGGATGTCTTTGGTTTCCAGCCGTGGTTCATCAATCATCGCCACCAGGGCGTTTACCGTCTCTGAAAGATTGTGGGGCGGAATGTTGGTGGCCAAGCCCACGGCGATGCCGGAAGAGCCGTTAACTATGAGATTCGGGAACCGGGCCGGCAGAAGCCGGGGCTCTATGTTGGTTTCGTCATAGGTGGGATTGAACTCAACCGTTTCCTTGTGGAGGTCTTCCAGCAGTTCCCCGGCGATTTTTGTAAGCTTGGCCTCGGTATATCGCATGGCCGCCGCGGCGTCGCCATCTATGTTGCCGAAGTTTCCTTGCCCCTCCACCAACGGGTAACGCAACGAAAAATCCTGGGCAAGGCGCACCATGGTGTCATACACCGCCTGGTCGCCATGGGGATGGTATTTACCTATAACATCGCCTACCACCGCCGCGGATTTCCTGAACCTGGCGTCGGCGGACAACCGCAACTGGCTCATGGCGTACAGAACCCGCCGGTGAACCGGTTTCAACCCGTCCCGCACATCGGGCAAAGCGCGGGACACAATGGTAGATAGGGCGTACGAAAGGAACCGGGACTCCAATTCCTCCTTGAAATGGACCTCCTGAACTATCCCGCCACCACCCTCATCGGCTGGCTCTTTACCCTTTTTAGACTTAGTCCCCATTCCCTACAATGCCATTAAAACGACAACATATATTAAAATATATACTATGCAATTAACATAGCTTTATATAGAGCATGAGGCATCCAAACGTCAACAAACTTTTTAGTTTAATGAATGGAACGTAGTCGCAAACAGGGGTTTGTGGGATAATGTTAAACATTAAGGTATGTAGCATTACTGATTGTTCTATCAGGACTTTGCGGCAATGCTAGCTTTAAATCGTCTCACCTTAAAGCTTTTTCGAACATGGCGGCGTTAAACCTCATTAACTCAATGTAACCACCGGTCTTTCGAGATCCACCCTCTGGATCAACGGCCACAACTTTAACCCCAGCCTCTTCCGCAAGAACCTCCCCCAGCCTGGTGGGAAATTGAGGCTCCACCATCACGGCTTTCACCCCTTTCTGTTTTATCTCTTTAACCAGCCGGGTCATGTGTTTTGCGGAGGGTTCCCTGCCGGGGGCCATTTCTATGACTCCCGCCACTTTCAGCCCATAGCGTCTGGCGAAATAAGGCCAGGCGTTGTGGAAGGATACGAAACCCCGTGTCAGGTTTTTATCCGACAGTTTTTTTTCTATTTCCTTGTCCAGATTCAAAAGCTCATTGGCCACAACTTCCGCCTGGCTGATAAATTCTTTTTTCCGGGATGGCATTTTCTCCGCCAGTTTCACCCCGATATGCCTGGCCACATCGGCCATGATTGAGGGGTCGAGCCAATAGTGGGGGTTCACCGCGCCATGATGATGATCTTCTTCACCTTCGTGATGCCCTTCCTCTTCCGACGATATGGGGTTTTTCACCACTTTGGAGCAATCCACATATAGCGTTTGCCTACCGCTGGTTTTTAGGAGTTTTGATAGCCAGGATTCCAGGCCGAACCCAGCCATCACCACAAGATCGGCCTTGCCGAGGGATTTCAGATCGCCGGGGGTGGGCTCGTAGGTGTGGGGGCTTTGGCCGGGTTTTAGCATGACGGTGACATTTACGGCGTCTCCCCCTACCCTTTTGGCGATATCGCCGAAGGGAAGGATGGTAGCCGTAACGTTCAAGCTGGTGGCTTGCGCCTCGCAAGGGGGGGGCGATATAAGCGCGATTCCCGCCATCAGCGCGGTTATCGCCAATAATGCGCCGAGTCTCCCAAACATGCGCGTGATGTCATGCCGGA of the Nitrospinota bacterium genome contains:
- a CDS encoding zinc ABC transporter substrate-binding protein, giving the protein MAGIALISPPPCEAQATSLNVTATILPFGDIAKRVGGDAVNVTVMLKPGQSPHTYEPTPGDLKSLGKADLVVMAGFGLESWLSKLLKTSGRQTLYVDCSKVVKNPISSEEEGHHEGEEDHHHGAVNPHYWLDPSIMADVARHIGVKLAEKMPSRKKEFISQAEVVANELLNLDKEIEKKLSDKNLTRGFVSFHNAWPYFARRYGLKVAGVIEMAPGREPSAKHMTRLVKEIKQKGVKAVMVEPQFPTRLGEVLAEEAGVKVVAVDPEGGSRKTGGYIELMRFNAAMFEKALR
- the parC gene encoding DNA topoisomerase IV subunit A → MGTKSKKGKEPADEGGGGIVQEVHFKEELESRFLSYALSTIVSRALPDVRDGLKPVHRRVLYAMSQLRLSADARFRKSAAVVGDVIGKYHPHGDQAVYDTMVRLAQDFSLRYPLVEGQGNFGNIDGDAAAAMRYTEAKLTKIAGELLEDLHKETVEFNPTYDETNIEPRLLPARFPNLIVNGSSGIAVGLATNIPPHNLSETVNALVAMIDEPRLETKDILKYIKGPDFPTGATSITSKAELKEIYETGRGSIKLRGEWNKEELPKGKWQLVITSIPYTVNKSRLIEKIAELIVEKKLPTIVDIRDESTEDIRIVLEPRSPDVDPEMAMGFLFKHSDLQISFPVNLTALTAESVPLRHSLGQMLRSFLDFRLVTTEKRLRYELKLIDERLHILKAYAKVYNDLDTAIAIIRKAKVKDEARQGLMGHFKLDEIQANAILDLRLSALVGLEISKIKKEKAEKEAEREIIDSVLASPGKMWKVVRKELLEIKEKYGDARRTKIVLGGMEEQEFDAESFIQHEDTNVIVSRSGWIRRLKNVANPESLRFKEGDSLLAWLPLNTRDFVCFFTSAGKVYTARALEITQTAGFGDPVQSFFKFGDGERLISVIGMIKAQEGAEAEEGDKARKVGQRDLFDQLKSTEVGKVYGEIVDENAELMLVTEAGMGFRFGGALAAGETTKNGRKVANLKDDDAVFSVTVVERKPMLFVLSGDGHGLLMNTDEIPVLAGAGAGVRLIKMKPGVVLAGARSVSKSEQIAIVYIAGKDDLIKISSLEKGGRGSAGKKLASPKRKLIGIRKVG